Proteins encoded in a region of the Triticum dicoccoides isolate Atlit2015 ecotype Zavitan chromosome 3A, WEW_v2.0, whole genome shotgun sequence genome:
- the LOC119269866 gene encoding pentatricopeptide repeat-containing protein At3g02650, mitochondrial-like, whose translation MWRSRARALLLLRSSVPRSPPPQQNPLRSLARGPPPPPRLLSRFLSSSSPEALPDAPSSAAEALPDDPFAFPPGAISGSADPTEADEDNLAALWEEDAGDADDIFVSAASSDTADPEARDEEVARVRAVVESTPEDQIPTAIADMVVDFTEPLLAAILLSAENCSGKKLLLLFKSAGKNNPDVKSLANLDIVASKVADSAQIDKMDAYMLWDLVKEMGSVPGSLSIPLLNKVLAMFWKLEKSKAALEVLDKFSEFGCTPDGDSYYLAIQAAGKKSMVGAAWGVCEKMISSGRFPDGEKAGEIVTFFCKGKKVKEAHSVYLAAKEKKVQIPTSSLDFLVGALAKNDETVSMALELLEEYKGESLKHAGKSFAAVIHSLCRVKNVKDAKKLLMRMVNLGPAPGSAVFNFVITGLSKEGEMEDAKDMIRVMESRGLRPDVYTYSVIMSGYAKGGMIDEAHSLLREAKKIYRKLNRVTYHILIRGYCKMEEFEKALECLKEMKKDGVQPNVDEYNKLIQSLCLKAMDWRTAEKLLEEMEGSGLYLKGITRSLIAAVKELEMEEVSKDSQEA comes from the coding sequence ATGTGGCGTTCGCGAGCTCGCGCTCTCCTCCTGCTCCGCTCGTCCGTCCCCAGATCGCCACCGCCGCAGCAAAATCCACTTCGGAGCCTGGCCCGAGGCCCACCCCCGCCACCACGCCTTCTCTCCcgcttcctctcctcctcctccccggagGCCCTGCCGGACGCCCCCTCCTCCGCTGCGGAGGCCCTCCCGGATGACCCCTTCGCCTTCCCGCCCGGCGCCATATCCGGATCGGCTGATCCCACCGAGGCCGACGAGGACAACCTTGCCGCGCTCTGGGAGGAGGATGCGGGCGACGCCGACGACATCTtcgtctccgccgcctcctccgacACCGCCGATCCCGAAGCCAGGGACGAGGAGGTCGCCCGCGTCCGCGCCGTCGTGGAGTCCACCCCGGAGGACCAGATCCCCACCGCTATCGCCGACATGGTCGTTGACTTCACCGAGCCGCTCCTAGCCGCCATCCTCCTCTCCGCCGAGAACTGCTCTGGTAAAAAGCTGCTCCTCTTGTTCAAGTCTGCCGGGAAGAACAACCCTGATGTCAAGAGCCTTGCCAATCTTGACATCGTCGCGAGCAAGGTTGCTGATTCAGCTCAGATTGACAAGATGGACGCGTACATGCTCTGGGATTTGGTGAAGGAAATGGGCAGTGTGCCAGGATCATTGAGCATCCCACTGCTGAACAAAGTGCTAGCAATGTTCTGGAAGCTCGAGAAATCAAAGGCGGCGCTAGAGGTGCTTGACAAGTTCAGTGAGTTTGGCTGCACTCCGGACGGCGACAGTTATTATCTGGCGATTCAAGCGGCTGGAAAGAAGTCCATGGTTGGTGCTGCATGGGGAGTTTGCGAGAAGATGATTAGCTCTGGGCGCTTCCCTGATGGGGAGAAGGCCGGTGAGATTGTGACCTTCTTTTGCAAGGGGAAGAAGGTGAAGGAGGCACATTCAGTATACCTAGCAGCGAAGGAGAAGAAGGTTCAGATTCCTACGTCATCCTTGGATTTCCTTGTTGGTGCTTTGGCGAAGAATGACGAGACCGTCAGTATGGCTCTGGAGCTGCTGGAGGAATACAAAGGAGAGTCTCTTAAGCATGCAGGCAAGTCCTTTGCTGCCGTTATACATAGTTTGTGCAGGGTGAAGAATGTGAAGGATGCAAAGAAGCTGTTGATGAGGATGGTGAATCTTGGCCCAGCTCCTGGTAGTGCAGTGTTCAACTTTGTCATTACAGGATTGTCTAAAGAGGGAGAAATGGAGGACGCAAAGGATATGATTAGGGTGATGGAGAGCCGAGGGCTGCGCCCTGATGTTTATACATACAGCGTGATCATGAGTGGCTACGCAAAGGGAGGCATGATTGATGAAGCCCATTCTCTACTTCGCGAAGCTAAGAAGATCTATCGAAAACTAAACAGGGTTACTTATCACATACTGATCCGTGgttactgcaagatggaggagtttGAGAAGGCCCTGGAGTGCCTAAAGGAGATGAAGAAGGACGGGGTGCAGCCAAATGTGGATGAGTATAACAAACTCATCCAGTCGTTATGTCTGAAGGCTATGGACTGGAGAACAGCTGAGAAGCTCCTGGAGGAAATGGAGGGCAGTGGACTATACCTTAAGGGCATTACCCGCAGCCTCATAGCAGCAGTCAAGGAATTGGAAATGGAAGAGGTGTCAAAAGACAGCCAAGAAGCATAG
- the LOC119269865 gene encoding beta-glucosidase 4-like, translated as MGSTAGEVTRADFPEGFVFGVATSAYQIEGARNEGGKGDSIWDVFTDNKERVLDGSSGEVAVDHYHRYKEDIELMAKLGFGAYRFSISWSRIFPDGLGTAINEQGVAFYNNLIDFMIEKGIQPYATLYHWDLPHNLQKTMGGWLSDKIVEYFALYAEACFANFGDRVKHWITINEPIQTCINAYAVGIFAPGLCKGVAAEPFLAGHHQILAHAAAVDVYRRKFKAKQGGQVGFVIDCEWAEPMSDKMEDQAAAARRIDFQLGWFLDPIYFGDYPESMRQRVGEYLPKFSEKDRELMRNKIDFIGLNHYTTRIIGNRPNPQPQEIHFYQVEQIERSEKWSSGEAIGERAASEWLLIVPWGIRKTINYIVKKYENPIIYITENGMDDEDDPSAPVDQFLNDTKRVNFFKGYVGAVAQAIKDGADVRGYFAWSFVDNFEWAMGFTKRFGIVYVDYKNGLSRRPKASAMWFSRFLNGEAADSKPDTN; from the exons ATGGGGAGCACGGCGGGCGAGGTCACCCGCGCCGACTTCCCCGAGGGCTTCGTCTTCGGCGTCGCCACCTCCGCCTACCAG ATTGAGGGGGCAAGAAATGAAGGTGGCAAAGGTGATAGCATATGGGATGTATTTACAGATAACAAAG AACGTGTCCTAGACGGATCCTCTGGAGAAGTTGCAGTTGATCATTACCATCGATACAAG GAAGACATTGAGCTCATGGCCAAGTTGGGTTTTGGTGCTTATAGATTTTCCATATCTTGGTCACGGATATTTCCTG ATGGCTTAGGGACAGCGATCAATGAGCAAGGAGTTGCTTTCTATAACAACCTTATAGATTTCATGATTGAGAAAG GTATTCAGCCTTATGCAACTCTGTATCACTGGGATCTTCCGCATAATCTTCAGAAGACTATGGGGGGTTGGCTTTCGGACAAGATTGT GGAGTACTTCGCATTATATGCAGAAGCTTGCTTTGCAAATTTTGGAGATAGAGTTAAGCATTGGATAACAATCAATGAACCTATTCAAACATGCATTAATGCTTATGCGGTTGGAATATTTGCTCCTGGATTATGTAAAGGTGTAGCTGCTGAACCTTTCTTGGCTGGCCATCACCAGATCTTAGCTCATGCTGCTGCTGTTGATGTCTACAGAAGAAAATTCAAG GCTAAGCAAGGTGGTCAAGTAGGGTTTGTTATTGATTGTGAATGGGCGGAGCCAATGTCGGACAAAATGGAAGACCAGGCTGCTGCAGCACGGCGCATTGACTTTCAACTTGGATG GTTCCTGGACCCAATATACTTTGGTGATTACCCAGAAAGCATGCGCCAGAGAGTGGGTGAATATCTTCCAAAATTCTCGGAGAAAGACCGTGAATTGATGAGGAACAAAATTGATTTTATTGGATTAAATCACTATACAACAAGAATCATTGGCAATCGGCCTAACCCACAACCACAAGAGATCCATTTTTATCAGGTTGAACAAATAGAGAGATCAG AAAAATGGAGTAGCGGTGAAGCAATTGGTGAAAGA GCTGCGTCTGAGTGGCTTTTAATAGTTCCTTGGGGTATTCGGAAAACAATCAATTATATAGTAAAAAAATATGAAAATCCAATAATATATATAACAGAGAATG GCATGGATGACGAAGACGATCCATCAGCACCAGTTGATCAGTTCTTAAATGACACAAAGAGGGTCAATTTCTTCAAAGGATATGTTGGTGCAGTCGCACAAGCAATAAA GGATGGTGCCGATGTTCGTGGATACTTTGCATGGTCATTCGTGGATAACTTTGAGTGGGCGATGGGATTCACCAAGAGGTTTGGGATTGTCTATGTTGATTACAAGAACGGGCTCTCCCGGCGCCCTAAAGCATCAGCCATGTGGTTCTCGCGCTTCTTGAACGGCGAGGCCGCTGACAGCAAACCTGACACAAACTAA